A segment of the Mangrovimonas sp. YM274 genome:
GTCGTTACATCAGCATTTGGCATATTTACAGGTGGATTCATCGCCACGGTAATGGGTCTTGTAGTATCCAATTTTCTAACGATAGCTTTTAATTCCTTAGCCGTTATAACACCTTGCTCATTCCACTGCTCCTGAATTTCGTTCCCTACACTCCACATAAAAATACTCGGGTGGTTACGGTCACGAATAATAAAGTCTTCCAAATCCTTTTGATGCCATTCTTTCCAGTAATTGGCATAATCGTGAGGAGATTTTGTGTTGTTCCACATGTCGAACATTTCGTCCATCACAATGAACCCCATGGTATCACAAAGTTCTAACAGTTCTGGTGTTGGAGGGTTATGGGCAGTTCTAATGCCGTTTACCCCCATGTCCTTCATGATCTGCAATTGGCGCTCTAAAGCGCGTGTGTTTACGGCAGAACCTAAAGGACCTAAATCGTGGTGGTTACAAACCCCTTTAATTTTTACTTGTTCGCCATTCAGCAAAAACCCTTTGTCTAAATCAAACTCAAAAGTTCGGATACCAAAAGGTGTTGTATACTCATCTACGGTTTGCCCTGCAACCTGAACTTCGGTTTTAGCGGTGTACATTTCGGGATGTTCCACAGACCATAATTGCGGTTGTTCTACCGTGATATTTTGAGTAATCGTTTTGCTGTCATTTGCATTGATACTTGCTGAAGCAGTAGCAGTCCCCACTTGTACATTCCCTTTGTAAATACTAGTGATAACCGTGGCTTCTTGTGCTTCGGCATAGTCATTTTTAAGATTGATTTCCAAAACGGTTTCAGCCTCCTCTGTTGACACGTTTGGGGTTGTAATAAACGTTCCCCAAGTATCTACATGCAATTTATCTATGGTCTTCAACCAGACATTTCGGTAAATCCCAGATCCGGAATACCAGCGGGAATTAGGTTGTTTGGAATTATCAACTTTTACTAAAATTTCGTTCTCCTGACCATTGTATTTTAAGTAAGGTGTAAGGTCGTACTCGAACCCAATATACCCGTTGGGACGATTTCCTACATGATGACCATTAATCCATACGTCGCTGTCCATATACACACCGTCGAAATGGATAATCGTCATTTTGTTGGCATCTTCAACTGTAAATGTTTTCTTGTACCAACCTAAACCTCCTGGTAAATACCCGCCACCTAAATCGGCAGGATGGTCTTTTTTGAACTCGCCTTCAATGCTCCAATCGTGTGGTACATTTAGTGTACGCCAATTGGTGTGTTCCGAAATGGAATCAGATGCATTACCGGCTAAATAAAACTGCCAATTATTGCTAAAATTCACTTCTCTTTGAGTGGTATCTCCAGAAGTTTTTGGCGATTGGCAAGACGTAGCAATAAACAAAATTGTAATAAATACACTTATCGATTTAAGCGAAAAAAAATTGCGCATTACTGTTATTGGATTTTGTTTGTGTTACTATTAATAATAGGTAAGAAGCAGTAAAACCTACCGCTTCTTACCATAATTTTAATTTAATATGACAATTGTAATTGTCATGGTTTTCAAGTTTTTATCGGCACAAACCGATACTAAAGTTTAATAAACTACAATACTTTCAACGGTTGCAGTAACCGCACTTACATCCACAACTTCACCATTCGCAAAGATTGGATTATTATCGCCATCAACCTCGCCTGTATCGTAGGAATTCGCTGAGTCCCCTAACCCTGGAATATCAATGGTAAACACTCCACAGTCCCCTGCTGGCAACGAATTAATAGAAACCGTGTAGGTTCCATCGCCCGTTACAGTTACTGAAGGAGTATTTCCACTAGCCCAAGCAGTATCAAAATAAAGGATGGCTGCATTATAGCTTCCTGAAGCGCCTTCAACCAAGTTACCATCTACTCCACTTAAAGTAAATGTTACTTCCATGGTGTTGTTTCCAGGTATTAAAGTCTGATCGATTGGCGAATCAGCAGATGTACTACCATATTGATTATAGATTTCAATACGGAATTTTCCGCTGGTTTCTAAATCACCAAAAACTATTTTGGAGTTGTCCACAGGAATTTCGTCTCCTTCAACCTCTCCTCCGCCACCAGAGCCACCAACATTTGGCACTAAATGGAACGCCGTGTATTGGGTTGGGTTGTTCACATCATCCAGTGCACCTAACCACATATCGGATACATTACCACTAGGATCTGTATCAATACGTAAAATGCGGAGTTCATTATTGGCATCGGCACCAAAATAAGCCCAGTTAATCAATTGGAATGAAGGCACAGGAACAGAGAATGAGTAAATTCCGGAATTGTTGATTGCATACGTACCATCTGTTGTAGTTCCATCAGGAGACACAAATGCTACGGTATTATCTACAGAATTTAAAGTCATGGAGAAATCTCCATAAACAGCAGGATCCGGAGTACCTAACCAATCTGGATAATCTTCAGGAGCTTGCCATCCGTTCATCATGTTACCACCTAGAGTTGCCCAATCCAATGGATTACTTTCTGATAACTTCCACTCAATTGCAGTAGTAGTAATTTCAGAGATGATATCTTCCCATCCTCCTGGTAAGGTTGGCTCTTCTGGACCAGTTTCTTCTGGCACCCAGTTATCGCTATATTCCTGAGAAATAAAGTTAAAAGAAAGCATAGCAGGATCACAATCTCTAATAACCCCCAATTGCATAGCATCTTCCGTTAAGGAAAGAATCACCAATGAGTTCCAGTTACTAACACAATCTTCATAAGCTGAATCGTGTAGTATAGTAGCATTTGAAGTTGTTAATGTGTAGTTATCTTTATCCAAGAAATAGGTTCCCGATTGCTCACCGTACTGAGGTAATGTAAGGTGGTTAACAGTCATGTAAGGACCTCCTTCTAAACTGAATGTCATCTCACCAAAATCTGCAGGTCCTGAGAACCCCCAACCTAAAATACTGTTTAAATCTGGTGACCAATTCCAACAGTCATCTCCATAACAACCGTCTTCGCCGCCTTCTAACCAACCATTATCGGTTCCGTAGAAAAACATTGGGCCTCCAAAATATTTAGACACACCGTCAGCATCTACATCCAACAACCACGTTTTGGAGTTTCCAACACCTCCTGAAAGCAATGTCCATAGAGGGTCGTTCACATAGTTAAGGTTATCTTCTGTAACTGTAATAGGAATAGGTTCCGCATCTACAACGCCACCATCCGTTACGGCAGAAAACTTAATGGTATAGTCACCTGCAAAAGCATAACGAATAGTATCAATTGCTCTGTTGGAAACTCCTGTACCGTAATCCCAAACGGGAACAGTTTCCGGCGTATTGTTTATTAAAATAACCGTATTACCACCTTCATCTATAGAGTAGTCCTGGACTACCGTGAAGTCAAGTTCCGAAGGATCTAATATTCTTCCCAACTCATTGTCGTCATTACTACAAGTGAAGAAGGTCATTAAGATCCCAATTAACATAAAAATTTTAATAGTACTTTTCATAATTTTCTATTAATTAGTTAATTACCAACCAGTGTTTTGTTGTAACACACCACCCGATAATGTAATTTGTGTATTAGGAATTTGAGACAATCCCTGCGTAGCTTGGAAGTTAGCACCAGAAATAGTTTTAGTTTCCTCAATATTACCGGTTAAAACTGTAGTACTTTCTTCAAGCTCCGCAGCTGCAGCACCTACACCTTGACGCATAACATCCCAATATCTAATCCCTTCCAAAGCAAACTCCTTATGTCTTTCGTTCAAAAGGTTTTGTGGTGTAAGTGTTAACGGTGTAAAACTGTTTCCATAAGCACGCTGTCTAACTTGATCGAAATAACTTTGCGCACTACCACTACCAAGTTCAGCTGCCATTAACAACACATCTGAATATCTGATAGCAAAATAATCTTGATATTGCTCAATCTGAAAATCTCCAGTAGCTACTATTTGGGTAGTACTTACCAGGTTACCCGCCTCATCGTAGGCAGACATTGGCGTATACTTTTTGTTATAGTAACCAGTATATTCTCTTTGCCCTTCAAAGTTGTCGAATGGAATTTCTTCCTCATCGATGGCTATCACCGTTGCAAAACGTCTGCTATCGCCATCATTATAAAGGTCGTATAATTTTTCGGTAGCTGTAATTCCCCATCCGTTACCATAAGGGAAGCTCATAAATTCACGCATACCAAACAATACCATCCAATGGTTACCGTCTGTATTTCCGTTATAATCACTAGTGTACGTGTACTTAACAGAGAATACAACTTCTTCATTGGCTTCTCCAGCATAAGTTGTTTCATCTTCAGTCGTAGAAGCTGCTGGCCATAAGTTGGCAAAATCAGATACCAAACCATGTCCACTAAGCGCAATTACATCTTCCATATGAGCTAAAGCATCTGCTTGTGACACCAAACCAACTAAATCAGATTCGCCGTAATAACCAGTATAATATAAATATACACGACCTAACATAGCCTTAGCTGCCCAACGTGTTGCACGTCCATTTGGAACGGCATTGTATGCTTCATTAGGAATGTTTTCAGCTGCATACAATAAATCTTCTGCAATAACCGTGTAAACATCGGCAGGATTGGCCTGTGGAATGTTTTCGGTTGATGGCTCT
Coding sequences within it:
- the galB gene encoding beta-galactosidase GalB; this translates as MRNFFSLKSISVFITILFIATSCQSPKTSGDTTQREVNFSNNWQFYLAGNASDSISEHTNWRTLNVPHDWSIEGEFKKDHPADLGGGYLPGGLGWYKKTFTVEDANKMTIIHFDGVYMDSDVWINGHHVGNRPNGYIGFEYDLTPYLKYNGQENEILVKVDNSKQPNSRWYSGSGIYRNVWLKTIDKLHVDTWGTFITTPNVSTEEAETVLEINLKNDYAEAQEATVITSIYKGNVQVGTATASASINANDSKTITQNITVEQPQLWSVEHPEMYTAKTEVQVAGQTVDEYTTPFGIRTFEFDLDKGFLLNGEQVKIKGVCNHHDLGPLGSAVNTRALERQLQIMKDMGVNGIRTAHNPPTPELLELCDTMGFIVMDEMFDMWNNTKSPHDYANYWKEWHQKDLEDFIIRDRNHPSIFMWSVGNEIQEQWNEQGVITAKELKAIVRKLDTTRPITVAMNPPVNMPNADVTTQFDVEKASLNPVAASGVLDLIGYNYAHNTFPFHQQNFPETPFIATETTSGLQTRGYYDKKSDTLKRWPVRWDLPFDGGNPGNTVSAYDQVSTPWGSTHEETWKIIKKYDFLSGMYIWTGFDYIGEPTPYVWPSRSSYFGIVDLAGFPKDVYYMYQSEWTDKDVLHIFPHWNWTEGETVDVWAYYNNADEVELFVNGKSQGIKKKEGDDLHVMWRIPFEAGTVKAVSRKDGQVVLEKELKTAGEAATVKLTADRQTITADGKDLSFITVDVVDADGNFVATAQNQLNFSIEGNGEIFAVGNGDPTNHESFKGKTHKALNGKCLVVVKSTDKAGIATLKVSSDGLKEATITVTTK
- a CDS encoding RagB/SusD family nutrient uptake outer membrane protein produces the protein MKRINKYIVALGMLTMVGCSDDFLDTAPITDTTDESFYQIPEHAYSALIGCYDGLQVVTGASGRTFYTASEVMSDDCFSGLGYSDNPDYQAIDEFDMSVAPAYQDLYNDTWIKYYQALYRCNVLLQRIDQIDWTGQEELRNRYVGETRFIRAYLYFDMVRLWGNIPLLTEPSTENIPQANPADVYTVIAEDLLYAAENIPNEAYNAVPNGRATRWAAKAMLGRVYLYYTGYYGESDLVGLVSQADALAHMEDVIALSGHGLVSDFANLWPAASTTEDETTYAGEANEEVVFSVKYTYTSDYNGNTDGNHWMVLFGMREFMSFPYGNGWGITATEKLYDLYNDGDSRRFATVIAIDEEEIPFDNFEGQREYTGYYNKKYTPMSAYDEAGNLVSTTQIVATGDFQIEQYQDYFAIRYSDVLLMAAELGSGSAQSYFDQVRQRAYGNSFTPLTLTPQNLLNERHKEFALEGIRYWDVMRQGVGAAAAELEESTTVLTGNIEETKTISGANFQATQGLSQIPNTQITLSGGVLQQNTGW